TGCGCTCATATTAGGCCACCTCCACGGACGGCCCCATCGTCGTCTTGACGTAGACGGCGTCGATGTTCTGGGGCCCCTTCTCGAGGTCGGCGTGCAGGCGTCGCAGGATGACGTCGATGTTGTCGGCGACGTCCTCGGCATCCATCTCCTCGGAGCCGACGAGCGTGTGGAACGTGCGTCGGTCACCCGAGCGAAGCTGCACGGTGTTCTTGAGCCGGTTGACGGTCTCGACGACGTCCTCGTCGGGCGAGAGCGGGTCCGGCATCTTCCCCCGGGGACCGAGGATGGTACCCAGGTGCCGGGCGATATCTTGCATCATCGCCTCTTCGGCGATGAAGAAGTCCGTCTCGTCGGCCATATCCTTGGCTTCGTCGTCGTCAAGGTCGGCCACGTCGTCCTCCGAAAGGACCTCGTCCGCGACCTCCTCGGCGCGGACGGCGGTTTCTCCTTCGGCGATGACGACGATTCGCGTCTCCTGTCCGGTTCCGGACGGGAGCACGACGGACTCGTCAACACGGTTCGACGGTTCGTTCAGGTCAAGGTCGCGCAGGTTGATCGCGAGGTCCACCGTCTCGGTAAAGTTCCGGTCCGGCGACTCCTCGAGTGCGCGAGCCACTGCGGTTTCAATATCCGAATCTGCCATCGTTCACCTCCGTAGTACGCAGGGTTGCTCCTACGGGTCAGTGAAACAGGCTAGGCCTGTCTCTGTTGAAGCAAATGCCATGTCGAACTTAAACCCGTCGAACTGCGATCCTCGCGGGTCCGTCTAACCGGTAGCGTGCGGCGCTGTCACATCCGATACGCCACCGCTCGATCTCACAGCGGTCGGCGCGAGCTCCGCCATCACGTCCGGAAGCGTGAACGCCCAGCTACAACGACCTCCACCAACCAAAGGTAATATTAGACTGAACCATAGTTGTAGACGTATGTGGCCAGAAAGTATATACACGGTTGGCGGCGCCGGAACGGCGACGACCGGCCCGCTCGCGTTCCTGGGTGCCGAGTGGATCGAGGTCTATCGATCGCTCGCGCTCCCCGTGCGTGCGGGCGGACAATTCCTTACGGCAGCCCTGCTCGCACTGCTCGTGCTCGGACTCGTGCAGGGATACGGCTCCCGATCGGTCCAGACTGCCCGCCGGAGCCCGGTCATTTCGATCTGTATCGGGCTGCCGACCGCGCTCGTCGTCGCCTCCCTCGCGGGAACCGGCTACCTCATCTCCGGTGAGAGCGTCGGCGTCTTCTTCGGCATCCCGCTGGTTGTCCTCGGGCTCGCGACGCTGCCGCCGCTTTCGGCCGTCGGACTCGTCGCGATCGGTCAATCGATCGCAGCGCGGGTTGGCGACGACCGGCTGTGTACCGGCGTCCTCGTCGGCAGTCTCCTCGCCGGGGCAGCCGGGGGCGCACTCGAGGCGACGGTCGCCCTAACCGTACTCGCTGCTGCGCTCGGGGTCGGCGCCGGGGCGCGCACCCTGTTCGCCGCCCGCGGGTCGACGCGACCCGACGAGCGAACCGTCCCGCCCGCAAACAAGATCTGAGCCGCGTTCTGGCCGCTGCGTTCTCGATCGTTCGATTTCGACGCTGCCGGATTCTCGCCGTTCGGCTCGAGGCGTCGGCCGTCGATACAACCACCGTCAGCCAGTCCCTCAATCGACGGACGCTGCAAAAGTCGTCTGACGCCCGTCTGACGCGGTCCATCCGTTACACTCGCGAGGTAGGTGTCCGGGCCGGCCGAGCCGGCGGCTTTCGGGGCGTCGCTATCGCACGGCACGGTCGGAACGGCAGAAAACGAGCCCGTCGGGCGGTTTCCGAACCGGACCAGAACCGTTATTCGGCGAGAACGTCGTCGTACTCGCCGTCGTCGACTCGCTGCTTGAA
This portion of the Halopiger aswanensis genome encodes:
- a CDS encoding 50S ribosomal protein L1 codes for the protein MADSDIETAVARALEESPDRNFTETVDLAINLRDLDLNEPSNRVDESVVLPSGTGQETRIVVIAEGETAVRAEEVADEVLSEDDVADLDDDEAKDMADETDFFIAEEAMMQDIARHLGTILGPRGKMPDPLSPDEDVVETVNRLKNTVQLRSGDRRTFHTLVGSEEMDAEDVADNIDVILRRLHADLEKGPQNIDAVYVKTTMGPSVEVA